TCCTTGTTGACATCGGGCATCAGCGCGCCCGCCTGCTTGCGCATGAAGGCCACGGCAAACAGCGGCTCGATGCCGCCCGAGCAGTCGGCAAGGATGGAGATCGTGCCCGTGGGCGCCACGGTCGTGGTGTTGCAGTTGCGCAGGCGGCGCTGCGGCCGGATACGCTGGCCGTCGGGGGTGCGGGCGCAGTGCTCGTCCGGCCCCCAAATGCTCTCTTCCCACTCCGGGAACACGCCCCGCTGCTCGGCCAGCTTCTCCGAGGCCAGCTTCGTTTCCTCGTCCACAAAGCCCATGAGCTTGCTGGCCAGCTCGATGGCTGCGTCACTGGCATAGGGCACACCCACGCGCACCGGGATGTCCGACCACCCCATGATGCCCAGACCGAAGCTCCGGATCAGTGGCGCCAGGGCGTGGATCTCTGCGAGCGGGACCAGACAGGCGACAATGACGTTGTCCAGGAAGTGGCTGGAGAGGTGGACCACCTGGCGCAGTCCCTCCCAGTCCACGCGCTCCTGGGGCGCGGCATCGGGCGGCGCGTCCAACCGGACGAACGGGCCTACGTTCACCGAGCCCAGGTTACAGACGTCGTAGGGCAGCAGCGGCTGCTCGCCGCACGGGTTGGTGGCCTCATAGCTGCCCAGCTTGGGCACCGGATTGTAGGCGTTCGCCCGGTCAATGAAGAACACGCCCGGCTCGCCGGTGGCCCACGCGCCCCGGACAATCAGATCGAAGATCTCGCGCGCGTCTTCCCAACCCACTACCTCGCCCGTTCGCGGCGTGATCAGCGGGTACTTCTCCCCCTTCGCCACGGCCTCCATGAAGCCATCCGTGATGGCCACCGAGATGTTGAAGTTCGTGACCTGACTCACGTCCGTCTTGCAGGTGATGAACGCGCGGATGTCCGGATGGTCCACGCGCAGGATCCCCATGTTCGCGCCCCGGCGCGTGCCGCCCTGCTTCACAACCTCCGTGGACGCGTCGTAGAGCTTCATGAAAGAGACGGGGCCGCTGGCCACGCCCATGGTCGAGCGTACCACGTCCCCCTCGGGGCGCAGCCGGCTGAACGAGAAACCCGTGCCGCCGCCCGACTGGTGCACCAGCGCCATGGCGCGCAGCGTGTCATAAATGCCGTTCTTGCCGTTGGACAGCGCGTCTTCCACGGGCAGCACGAAGCAGGCCGAGAGCTGGCCCAGCGGCCGCCCCGCATTCATCAGGGTAGGCGAGTTGGGCTCGAACAACCCCGTCGCCAGCAGGCGGTAAAATTCCCGCGCCACCGCCTCGACTGCACCCTCGCTCGCCCCGAACTTGGCATCCTCCGCCGCTACCACCCGCGCCACCCGCCAGAACATGTGCTCCGGCTCCTCGACCGGATTCCCACTCTCGTCCTTGCGCAAGTAGCGTCGCGCCAGCACGAGCCGCG
This sequence is a window from Gemmatimonadota bacterium. Protein-coding genes within it:
- a CDS encoding vitamin B12-dependent ribonucleotide reductase gives rise to the protein MVEDLPSAKLTENARLVLARRYLRKDESGNPVEEPEHMFWRVARVVAAEDAKFGASEGAVEAVAREFYRLLATGLFEPNSPTLMNAGRPLGQLSACFVLPVEDALSNGKNGIYDTLRAMALVHQSGGGTGFSFSRLRPEGDVVRSTMGVASGPVSFMKLYDASTEVVKQGGTRRGANMGILRVDHPDIRAFITCKTDVSQVTNFNISVAITDGFMEAVAKGEKYPLITPRTGEVVGWEDAREIFDLIVRGAWATGEPGVFFIDRANAYNPVPKLGSYEATNPCGEQPLLPYDVCNLGSVNVGPFVRLDAPPDAAPQERVDWEGLRQVVHLSSHFLDNVIVACLVPLAEIHALAPLIRSFGLGIMGWSDIPVRVGVPYASDAAIELASKLMGFVDEETKLASEKLAEQRGVFPEWEESIWGPDEHCARTPDGQRIRPQRRLRNCNTTTVAPTGTISILADCSGGIEPLFAVAFMRKQAGALMPDVNKDFVRLAREQGWHSDELMERIAREGHIHFTEVPEAVQQLFVSAHDVTPEWHIRMQAAFQEHVDSAISKTCNFPRQATQEDVRQIYLLAHELGCKGVTVYRDGSRPAQVLSTGRTAGDAAAAAPPDLESQLADSRERLHRLVQENEELKGRLGEVEARIQKRRHKRTRPPALRGTTRRMPSPLGDLYVTINEDEQARPFELFATLGKAGGAAMADVEAIGRLVSLALRSGIPMSEVYHQLRGISCDRAVGVGPSKVLSVPDAIAQAIAQHEREKAGVQQELPMAEPGAPAKGAELHVDFGAYDPGQSFLGSCPDCSAQLHFVEGCMKCLACGYSECG